In Chitinibacter sp. FCG-7, the genomic stretch TGCCATGGCTGATCGCGTGAAGGCCGAGATTTGTCCGGCAGGCAAACCTGTGAGTAGCAATCTGCGTGAAGACCCTAGCTGGTGGTGCTTGCAGGTCAATGGCCTGATCGCCGCAGCACAGCGACTACCCATTATTGCTAAGACACAATTAACCCCGCGCAAAGACCCACGCGAAGTGCAAATGGCGGCCAATGCGCTTTGGCTGGTAACTCAACTTTATCCAAACAAAAAGATTATATTCTGGGCAAACTCGCAGCACGGTTTGCGCACCTATCAGGATCGCTGCATTGTGGAGGAAACGACCTGCGGAGCCAATGAGGTACAGGTAGCAACCGGCTCAATGTCGATGATTAGCGGGCAACTGGGCAAGTCGCTGTATGTGGTAAAAAATACTCCGCTCAGTGGTTCAATTTCGGTTTTCGAGAGCGACAATACTTGGCCCATCTCAAATCTGCCAGAAAATATACTGCTGTCACTGAATAAATTGGGGATCAATCAGGCTTTCATCAACGCACCAACAGATCAAAACGTCCTGACAAAACTCAATTACGTGAACGTACTCAGACCGGATGCAAGCAAGATGTACACCCAACCGATTCTTGGTGCCGAAATGGATGGGTTATTTGTCTATCCACGGGCGGTGCCTGCAGTCAAACTTGATTTGCCGGTTGTACCACTTCCCTAACCCGGAGCAATTCACCCAAGGCTGATGACGTTTGCCTTGTAAATCGCGGTTGTGCTGAATTGAGCTGGGACAAGTCGGGATCAGCTCAGATCTGCACGGCCGCCTCAAGTGGCCGGAAAGTACAACATATTCATCCGGTACACATAGGCTTTGAGCGTGTCGTGGCTTTCGGCGGCAGTTCGCAGCGTTGAGTCAAAGGCCGGGCACAACGCGGTGCTGACAAAGGCGTAGGCGCTGGCGTCAAAGCCGCACGGCTTGTCACCCAGCAGAAACGGTTTATTGCCCAGCAGCGTCGCCAGTGCGGCTAGCGTGCGCTTTGCCAGCTCGGCGCGCTCGGCGTCGCTGTGGCGGCCCATGCCTTGCGCGTTCAGCGCGGCGAGCATTTTTTTGCGCACTAGCATGCGCGCCAGTGGCCGGATAGGCCAGGGCATACCGTCAAATATCCGCCGCGTAGCCGAATTGAAATTGTGATCAACAGCCCAGCGGGCGTGAAGCCCCAGCCAGTACAGATGGTCTTCAAGCATTTTTTCTACCGCCCAGCCCAGCGCCAATTGCTCAGCCGAATAGCCGCCAGAAAAATCGCAGCCGTGCTGCTGCTCCAAGTGCAATCGGATAAAGCTCGAGTCGGCAATGCGCTGCTCGCCATCCTGCAACCAGGGTAGCTTCCCCTTCGGTGCGCCTTTCATACCCTGACGGCGGGTTTCAAAAGGCAGACCGCTCATTTTCATCAGCAGCAACGTTTTGGTCACAAACGGGCTCAGGTCGGGCAGGCCAAAAGCGTGGCCAAAAACGTTGAGGATGAGCATGGCGACGGATACCAGCGGAAATTAAAACAACAAATTAAATGAGAATTACTAACAAAGTCAACATTACTATCGCACCTTGGCTGGCCGCACCGTAAAATGCGCAACAATCATCAATTCGCTCTCACTATGCTGTCCGGCATGGAGACATCATGAAGAAAACCGCCACCCTGTACGATTATTCCCGCCGCCTGCAGCGCGTGCTGGGTCTGATCTGGCAACACCCGCAGCAAATGTATTCGCTGGATCAGCTGGCCGACGCGGCGCATTTTTCGCCCTATCACTTTCACCGCATTTACCGCGAAATGATGGGCGAAAGCCTAGGGATGACGCAGCAGCGCTTGCGTTTGCTGCATGCTGCACGCGCTTTGGGCAAGCCGGGCGAGCTGCCGCTGAGCCGACTGGCGCAGCAAACGGGTTACGGTAGCAGTGCGGCGTTTGTCCGCGCTTTTGCCGCCAGCTATGGGCAAACGCCCGGCGCGTATCGGCGCGAACGCTTAATGATGCTCCAACGTCATCATCAACAGGAGAGCACGATGTATCAGGTTCGCATTCACACACAAGATCAGCCGCTGCCTTTGGGCATTTGCCACCATCGGGGGCCGTATATCCAGATTGGCGAAGCCTTTGCCAAGCTGCAACTGACGAAAACCGCACTACCGGTGGCGTTGCCGCTGGGCTGGTTTGGACTGTATTTTGATGACCCGCAATCGGTCGCGCCCAGCGAGCTGCGCTCGGCGGCAGCGTTGACGGTGCGCACCGGCGAAGCGCTACCCGATGGCGTCGAAGCCTTTGCCATCCCGCCGGCACGTTACGCCATCATCGAGCATCTTGGCCCGTATAGCGAGCTGGAGCAGGCGTATCAGTGGCTCTATGGTGTCTGGCTGCCCAGCAGCGGAGAACAGCCGGGGTATGTGCCGCTGATCGAGCACTACCTTAACCTACCCATCGATACCCCACCCAATGCGCTACGGACGGAAATCTGGTTGGCCTTGCAGTAAAACCCGTGCAATGAGCTGCGCTCACTGCGCATGACCAATCCGCACACGCAAGCCCGCAATTGCGCCAATCGAATGAGGGGCAGCAATCTATACTACTGTGCATGCAAGGCTGTGTATGACATCACAGGGGCTGAAGATGCTGCTGCCAATCAGGCTGCTGATTCTGGGTGTACTGCTGTGCGCGCTCTCGTGCGCGCGGGCAGCGGAGCAGATTCCGCTTTACACCTATTACGATGAGCCGCCATTTGCGCTTGATCAGCCGGGCAATCTGAGCGCAAAACTAGCCAGCTGGCTGAGCAGCCATTCGGCTGGGCGCTATCAATTTGTGCCGGTTCAGCTGCCGCGCAAACGGCTGGATCTGGTGATCGGGCAGCCACAATGGCGCGGGGTAGTGGCGTGGGGCAATCCGGTGTTTTTCCATGATGCGCAGCAGCGCAAGTATCGTTGGTCCAAGCTGTATATGCAGGATGTGAATCTGGTGGTCAGCCATCGCAGCAAGCCGGTGGCGTTTAAAAATGCGGCGTCTTTGCATGGTTTGCGCGTCGGCGCGGTGACGGGCCGCCAGTTGGAAGACTTCGAGGCCGATATTGCCGCGGGCAAAATCACGCGGGAGGACAGCACCAGCGTGCTGAGCAATCTGAAAAAGCTTAAGTTGCAGCGCATTGATGCCACGTTGATCTCGGCCAGCTCGCTGGGCAGCTATCGCCAGTCGATCAGCGATCTGGATGATTGGCTGTATATCGCCCCCACGCCGCGTGCGATTGTGCCACGGCATTTTTTTATCGCGCCCGATCAAGCGCCGCTGCTCGATTTTCTGAACGAGATGGCCAATCGCTTAGCAAAAGATCCGCAGTGGAAAACTCTTTTTAACGATTTACAGCTTGCCAAGCGCCATGCCCGCTAGCGGCGCTTGATAACCGCCCAGTCAATTGATTCTCCCTTTCCTGACGGCTTGCGCCTAAAATGCGCTCTTTGCTTTCAGCGCTAAATACCACGTCGCATGAGTTCTGCTGCTTCCCAACGTTTTATCGTCCTCGATAGTTTTCGTGGCTTGTGTGCCGTCTCGGTGGTGCTGTTTCATTTGCACCTGTGGCAAAGCGTGGGTGAATGGCGATTTTTTCGCTCGGCCGGCTTGCTGGTAGAGTTCTTTTTTGTCCTTAGCGGCTTTGTGCTGGCGCATCGCTATCACCAGCAAGTGATGAATGGCGCGGGCTGGCGCGATTTCATGATTAGCCGCAGCTGCCGCATTCTGCCTCTGCATCTGGCTACGCTGCTACTGATCAGCGTGTTGATGCTGCTGCGCCCGTTGCTATTTGACGTCCCGCTGGCGCAATTGCCCGCCTTGTTCTGGCACGATGATCTGCAGCAGCAATGGCTGTATAACGCCCTGCTGCTGCAGGCCTGGTGGCCCAAGGCCAATCTGTTTTCTTTCAATGGCCCGGCGTGGAGTATCAGCGTTGAATATTACATTTACGTCGTCTTCGGGCTGATCGTGCTGCTGGCACGGCGGCGCAGCGTGTGGGCCTACGCGGGCATGGTGCTGCTCGGTTCGCTGGCCACGGCCTGGCTGGCGCCCAAAATTGCGCACAGCCCCGGCTTGCGCGGGCTGATCTGTTTTTTTCTCGGCGCAGCAGCGTATTCGCTGCACCTGCGCTGGCGCGATCTATCGCTGGGCAAGCACTGGATGACGGTGCTGGAAGGCGCAACGCTGCTGGCGCTGTACTGGATGATTACGCTGAAATACCCGCACAAGGCGTATTGGGCCAGCTGGGGTTTTAC encodes the following:
- a CDS encoding erythromycin esterase family protein, yielding MSTEDGTAVSTAFNGIKYEILLPNSVLNWVKASASPVRSITASAADDFADLAPFGAAVGDARIVSLTEDTHGDANAYELMNRQVQYLHQKKGFDVLIIESAMFDTDAVWRSATMKGANLLDLAPGRLFFMYSKVDSARKVLRYVDEQKFSPRPLTLAGFDEPAGGDTSIKELVPALTQFLNARGSALPADPAWGNFASVANQAAALTITDKTNTSTFFAMADRVKAEICPAGKPVSSNLREDPSWWCLQVNGLIAAAQRLPIIAKTQLTPRKDPREVQMAANALWLVTQLYPNKKIIFWANSQHGLRTYQDRCIVEETTCGANEVQVATGSMSMISGQLGKSLYVVKNTPLSGSISVFESDNTWPISNLPENILLSLNKLGINQAFINAPTDQNVLTKLNYVNVLRPDASKMYTQPILGAEMDGLFVYPRAVPAVKLDLPVVPLP
- a CDS encoding glutathione S-transferase family protein, which translates into the protein MLILNVFGHAFGLPDLSPFVTKTLLLMKMSGLPFETRRQGMKGAPKGKLPWLQDGEQRIADSSFIRLHLEQQHGCDFSGGYSAEQLALGWAVEKMLEDHLYWLGLHARWAVDHNFNSATRRIFDGMPWPIRPLARMLVRKKMLAALNAQGMGRHSDAERAELAKRTLAALATLLGNKPFLLGDKPCGFDASAYAFVSTALCPAFDSTLRTAAESHDTLKAYVYRMNMLYFPAT
- a CDS encoding AraC family transcriptional regulator, producing the protein MKKTATLYDYSRRLQRVLGLIWQHPQQMYSLDQLADAAHFSPYHFHRIYREMMGESLGMTQQRLRLLHAARALGKPGELPLSRLAQQTGYGSSAAFVRAFAASYGQTPGAYRRERLMMLQRHHQQESTMYQVRIHTQDQPLPLGICHHRGPYIQIGEAFAKLQLTKTALPVALPLGWFGLYFDDPQSVAPSELRSAAALTVRTGEALPDGVEAFAIPPARYAIIEHLGPYSELEQAYQWLYGVWLPSSGEQPGYVPLIEHYLNLPIDTPPNALRTEIWLALQ
- a CDS encoding substrate-binding periplasmic protein is translated as MLLPIRLLILGVLLCALSCARAAEQIPLYTYYDEPPFALDQPGNLSAKLASWLSSHSAGRYQFVPVQLPRKRLDLVIGQPQWRGVVAWGNPVFFHDAQQRKYRWSKLYMQDVNLVVSHRSKPVAFKNAASLHGLRVGAVTGRQLEDFEADIAAGKITREDSTSVLSNLKKLKLQRIDATLISASSLGSYRQSISDLDDWLYIAPTPRAIVPRHFFIAPDQAPLLDFLNEMANRLAKDPQWKTLFNDLQLAKRHAR
- a CDS encoding acyltransferase family protein, giving the protein MSSAASQRFIVLDSFRGLCAVSVVLFHLHLWQSVGEWRFFRSAGLLVEFFFVLSGFVLAHRYHQQVMNGAGWRDFMISRSCRILPLHLATLLLISVLMLLRPLLFDVPLAQLPALFWHDDLQQQWLYNALLLQAWWPKANLFSFNGPAWSISVEYYIYVVFGLIVLLARRRSVWAYAGMVLLGSLATAWLAPKIAHSPGLRGLICFFLGAAAYSLHLRWRDLSLGKHWMTVLEGATLLALYWMITLKYPHKAYWASWGFTAAILVFASERGQISAWLKHKAFLQLGEWSFSIYLIHFVLLYLLSTLLMHFQPEWFWQVGKVRYIHTGSVLGNNLLLLAILALVLGCARASYRWIERPGMRLGKRWQQCHTSPKLTLASVRG